DNA from Salinibacterium sp. dk2585:
AGGCGGCGCGTGATGCCCCGGCCGAAGGCACGCATCCGCTCCTCGGGGCCGAATGCCGCGAACACCTCCTCGCGTTCCCTCTCGCTCAGCTTGTCGAGGGTCAGCTCGTCGTGGTTCCGCAGGAAGTTCGCCCACTGCGAGCGCTGCGCGAGCGCCGGCCGCTTCGCGAGCATCTTGGCGAGGGGCCGGGCGTCGCGCCGGGCAAGTGACAGGTATGTGCGCTGCATGGCCTCGAAGTCGAACTGCATCGCGAGTTCATCGCCCTTGTCGCCACCGAAGAATCGCACCTGCTCGCGGTAGGGGAGGTTGACCTCGCCGAGGAGCACGGCGTCACCCTTGCGTCGCTTGACCATCTCGGAGAGCTGGCGCAGGTATTCGTGGCCGTCCCCGTCGCCGTAGTCGCTGTTGACACCGCCGTCGTCCCCGTCGATGAAGAACGGCACGGCGTCGACGCGGAAGCCGGAGAGGCCGAGTTCCAGCCAGAAGCCGATGACCTTGCCGATCTCCTCGCGCACGCGCGGGTTGGTGACATTGAGGTCAGGCTGGTGTCGGTAGAAGCGGTGGAGGTAGTACTGGCCCGTGCGCTCATCGAGCGTCCACACTCCGTCCTCCTTGTCGGGGAAGATCGGCTCGGGCGCATCCTTGGGCGGCTCGTCACGCCACACGTAGTAGTCGCGATAGGGGGAGCGGCGGCTCGAGCGGGCAGCCACGAACCAGGGATGCTTCTCCGAGGTGTGGTTGACGACGAGGTCCGCGATGACGCGCATGCCGCGGTCCCTCGCTGAGCGGATCACCTCGACAAGGTCGCCGTGCGTGCCGAAACGCTTGTCGACGCCGTAGAAATCGGCGACGTCGTAGCCATCGTCTTTGTCCGGGGTCGGGTAGAAGGGCATGAGCCAGATGCACGTCACGCCGAGCTCGGCCAGGTAGTCGAGTCGGTGCGCGAGGCCGTCGAAGTCGCCCGTGCCGTCACCGTTCCAGTCCATGAAGGTCTCGACGTCGAGGCAGTAGACGACCGCGTTCTTCCACCAGAGGTCGCTCGTGTCGGTGATCCTCATGCCACGACCTCGCTCGCCGCATCCGGCTTGCTCGTCACGCCGAGCCTCGGCAGCACGCGCTCGCCGAAGGCTTCGATGAAGTCGCGCTGCTGCTGGCCGACGTGGTGCAGGTACACCTCGTCGAAGCCGATCTCGATCAGCTCCCGGAGCCGCTCGGCGTGCTCCTCCAGGTTGGCCGAGATGACGACCGAGCCGCGCACGTCCTCCGGACGCACGTGAGCGGATGCCACGTCGAAGGCCTCCACCGTGTCGAGGTCCCAGCACAGTGGTGGCGAGAAGACATTGCTGCGCCACTGATCGTGGGCGATCGCGAGGGCTTCGTCAGCGGATGCCGCGTAGCTGACGTGCACCTGCAGCACGAGTGGTCCCGTGCCACCCGCCCCGCGGTAGGCCTCGACGACTCGACGGAGTGCCTCGGGGGACTGGTTCACGGTCGCGAGACCATCCGCCCATCCGGCAGCCCACTCTGCCGTCTTGGGGGTGACCGCGGCGGCGAGGAGGGGAGGGGGCGCAGCCGGTCTCGTCCAGAGCTTCGCCTGGTCGACTCGCACATGTCCGTCGTGGCTGACGGTCTCGCCCGCGAGCAGCGCGCGCATGACCTGTGCGCTCTCGAGTAGCCGTTCGTTGCGATGCTCCTTGCGGGGCCAGGCATTACCCGTGATGTGCTCATTCATGTTCTCGCCGCTGCCGAGGGCGGCCCAGAACCGGCCCGGGTACATCGCCTCAAGTGTTCCCACCGCCTGCGCGATGATCGCCGGGTGGTAGCGCTGGCCCGGGGCTGTCACGACGCCGATGGGCAGCTCGGTCGCCTGCAGTGCCGCGCCGAGCCAGGCCCAGGCGAAGCCCGAGTGGCCCTGCCGTTCGCTCCACGGAGCGAAATGGTCACTGCACATGGCCGCCGTGAAACCGGCGCGCTCTGCGTGCTGCAGCGAGGTGAGGAGGTCCTTGGGGTGGATTTGTTCGTGCGAGGCATGCCAGCCGATCACGGTCACGGTTGTCCCTTCCGTCGGAATAGCTGTGACGTAAGCACGCGAGCCTGCGCGGTCCCTGTGCGCACGGAGGTCCTGCAATACCCTTGGAGCCATGGCTCAACGCACCCCCTGGTCTCTCTCCGGCGCTCTTCGCGGAATGTTCGCGAAGCCCACGATCGACGACGACACATGGGACGACCTCGAGACCGCCCTCATCACGGCCGACTTTGGCCCCGACATCACGGACGCCGTGATCGATGAGCTCCGGGAGCAGGTGCGGCGCTACAACACGACCGACCCGACGGACCTCAAGCGGATGCTTCGCGAGAACCTCGAGGAACGGCTCGCGCGCCTCGACCCGACGCTGCGGCTCACGGCACGGCCGGCGGTCGTGCTCGTGGTGGGCGTGAACGGTGTGGGCAAGACCACCACGATCGGCAAGTTCGCCAAGTTCCTCGGCAACTACGGTCGCAGTGTGGTCGTCGGCGCGGCCGACACCTTCCGTGCGGCGGCGGTCGAGCAGTTGGCTACCTGGGCCGAGCGCGGGGGAGCGCAGATCGTCCGCCCGCAGCAGCAGGGGCAGGACCCGGCATCCGTCGCCTTCCAGACGGTCGAGAAGGCCATGCGTGATGGCATCGAGATCGCGATCATCGACACGGCCGGTCGCCTGCAGACTAAGAGCGGGCTCATGGACGAGCTCGCCAAGATCCGCCGCGTCATCGAGAAGCAGACCGAGATCGCTGAGGTCCTCCTTGTACTGGATGCGACGACGGGCCAGAACGGCTTGGCGCAGGCCGAGGCGTTTATCGAGCATGCGGGGGTGACTGGCCTCGTGCTCACGAAGCTCGACGGCTCGGCGAAGGGCGGCTTCGTTCTGGCGGTGCAGGAGCGCACGGGCATTCCGATCAAGCTGGTCGGGCAGGGCGAGGGCATCGGCGACCTGACCGGTTTCACGCCCCACGTCTTCGTGCAGAACCTCGTCGGCTGAGGTCCAGTGCAGGCTGCTCAGCAGCGAGGAATCGTCCGCATGCGCACGACACGCCCGGGATGCAACCATGATTTGCCGCCGCCCCCGGCGCCACGTAAAGTAATCACTTGTCACCCCAAAGGTGCGGAAAGCCGCAGAGCTTCCCGGCCTCACGTGGGACCAACATCCTCCAGGCGAGAGCCGACAACAACGCATCGCGTTGACGTCGATGCTCCCAAGCAGGATGCCTATCACTCCAGCAAACCCTGACGCAGTCAGACTGGCCGAGTAAACACCGGCTGAAGGATGTGCTAGGATTGGAAAGTTGCCTCGGCAGCTGCCGCCGGAAGGTGGGGCACCGGGAGCGTCCGTTCCTTGAGAACTCAACAGCGTGCACAATGTCAAATGCCAAAAACCTCGTACATCCTTTTGGGGTGTAGGAGATTCCTTTGGAAAAACATTAAACAACAATGCAAATGTCAGCAATGATGTTTGTTCTTGTCAGTTTCAAACTTGTGTTCGGTCTGCCTATTCCGGTGGTCGTTCACACTAGATGTGCCAGTCGCTTCGGTGATTGTGCAATCAAACATTTACGGAGAGTTTGATCCTGGCTCAGGATGAACGCTGGCGGCGTGCTTAACACATGCAAGTCGAACGATGAAGCCGGAGCTTGCTCTGGTGGATTAGTGGCGAACGGGTGAGTAACACGTGAGTAACCTGCCCCTGACTCTGGGATAAGCGCTGGAAACGGCGTCTAATACCGGATACGAGCTTCCACCGCATGGTGAGGAGTTGGAAAGAATTTCGGTCTGGGATGGACTCGCGGCCTATCAGCTAGTTGGTGAGGTAACGGCTCACCAAGGCGACGACGGGTAGCCGGCCTGAGAGGGTGACCGGCCACACTGGGACTGAGACACGGCCCAGACTCCTACGGGAGGCAGCAGTGGGGAATATTGCACAATGGGCGCAAGCCTGATGCAGCAACGCCGCGTGAGGGATGACGGCCTTCGGGTTGTAAACCTCTTTTAGTAGGGAAGAAGCGAAAGTGACGGTACCTGCAGAAAAAGCACCGGCTAACTACGTGCCAGCAGCCGCGGTAATACGTAGGGTGCAAGCGTTATCCGGAATTATTGGGCGTAAAGAGCTCGTAGGCGGTTTGTCGCGTCTGCTGTGAAAACTGGAGGCTCAACCTCCAGCCTGCAGTGGGTACGGGCAGACTAGAGTGCGGTAGGGGAGATTGGAATTCCTGGTGTAGCGGTGGAATGCGCAGATATCAGGAGGAACACCGATGGCGAAGGCAGATCTCTGGGCCGTAACTGACGCTGAGGAGCGAAAGCATGGGGAGCGAACAGGATTAGATACCCTGGTAGTCCATGCCGTAAACGTTGGGAACTAGATGTAGGGACCATTCCACGGTTTCTGTGTCGCAGCTAACGCATTAAGTTCCCCGCCTGGGGAGTACGGCCGCAAGGCTAAAACTCAAAGGAATTGACGGGGGCCCGCACAAGCGGCGGAGCATGCGGATTAATTCGATGCAACGCGAAGAACCTTACCAAGGCTTGACATATACGAGAACGGGCCAGAAATGGTCAACTCTTTGGACACTCGTAAACAGGTGGTGCATGGTTGTCGTCAGCTCGTGTCGTGAGATGTTGGGTTAAGTCCCGCAACGAGCGCAACCCTCGTCGTATGTTGCCAGCACGTAATGGTGGGAACTCATATGAGACTGCCGGGGTCAACTCGGAGGAAGGTGGGGATGACGTCAAATCATCATGCCCCTTATGTCTTGGGCTTCACGCATGCTACAATGGCCGGTACAAAGGGCTGCAATACCGTAAGGTGGAGCGAATCCCAAAAAGCCGGTCTCAGTTCGGATTGAGGTCTGCAACTCGACCTCATGAAGTCGGAGTCGCTAGTAATCGCAGATCAGCAACGCTGCGGTGAATACGTTCCCGGGCCTTGTACACACCGCCCGTCAAGTCATGAAAGTCGGTAACACCCGAAGCCAGTGGCCCAACCGCAAGGAGGGAGCTGTCGAAGGTGGGATCGGTAATTAGGACTAAGTCGTAACAAGGTAGCCGTACCGGAAGGTGCGGCTGGATCACCTCCTTTCTAAGGAGCATGTGCCAGTCCGTCTGTCTACAGCGGAATTCACTGGCCAAGTCAGTTCAGGAACGAATGTTTCCTGCTGGCGCTCATGGGTGGAACATTGACATTGTGACCAGAACCGATGGGTTCGAACTTAGTACGCCGGCTGCTTGCAGTCGGAAGGAAGGGTTTGGGCCGGGAGGGTCTGGTCTTTGCACGCTGTTGGGTCCTGAGGGACCGGGCCGGTCCAGGTGGGAACATCTGGGTCTGTCGAACTCCTCTGGGCCTCTGTCTGACACACTTCGGTGTGGTGGAGGGGGTACCGCCCGTATTTTGAGAACTACACAGTGGACGCGAGCATCTTAGACACTCGCGCAAATTCAGCCGACAGGGCTTGCCTTGGATGGTTGTTGGAGCGCGCAGATGTCTTCAATTGATTTGCAAATTTATTTGCTGATCTTTGTGTAATTTTTGTCATCAAGTTTCTAAGTGCAAACGGTGAATGCCTTGGCTTCTGGAGCCGAAGAAGGACGTAGAAATCTGCGATAAGCCTCGGGGAGTTGATAATCGAACTGTGATCCGAGGATTTCCGAATGGGGAAACCCCGCCAGGCGTAGCAATACGACCTGGTGACTCCCGCCTGAATATATAGGGCGGGTAGAGGGAACGTGGGGAAGTGAAACATCTCAGTACCCACAGGAAGAGAAAACAATAGTGATTCCGTCAGTAGTGGCGAGCGAACGCGGATCAGGCCAAACCGATCATGTGTGATAGCCGGCAGGCGTTGCATGGTCGGGGTTGTGGGACTTCCAGGTATCTCTGCCGAGATACGCATCGACGAGCGCGATATAGATGAACGATCTTGAAAGGTCGACCATAGAGGGTGCCAGTCCCGTAATTGAAATGTCGCGCCGCGGTGGGAAGGATCCCAAGTAGCACGGGGCCCGAGAAATCCCGTGTGAATCTGTCAGGACCACCTGATAAGCCTAAATACTCCCAGAAGACCGATAGCGGACAAGTACCGTGAGGGAAAGGTGAAAAGTACCCCGGGAGGGGAGTGAAATAGTACCTGAAACCGTTTGCATACAAACCGTTGGAGCCTCCTTAGTAGGGGTGACAGCGTGCCTTTTGAAGAATGAGCCTGCGAGTTAGCGATATGTGGCGAGGTTAACCCGAGTGGGGAAGCCGTAGCGAAAGCGAGTCTGAATAGGGCGATTCAGTCGCATGTCCTAGACCCGAAGCGAAGTGATCTATCCATGGCCAGGTTGAAGCGACGGTAAGACGTCGTGGAGGACCGAACCCACTTAGGTTGAAAACTGAGGGGATGAGCTGTGGATAGGGGTGAAAGGCCAATCAAACTTCGTGATAGCTGGTTCTCTCCGAAATGCATTTAGGTGCAGCGTTGCGTGTTTCTTGCCGGAGGTAGAGCTACTGGATGGCCGATGGGCCCCAAAAGGTTACTGACGTCAGCCAAACTCCGAATGCCGGTAAGTGAGAGCGCAGCAGTGAGACGGTGGGGGATAAGCTTCATCGTCGAGAGGGAAACAACCCAGACTACCAACTAAGGTCCCCAAGCGTGTGCTAAGTGGAAAAGGATGTGGAGTTGCAGAGACAACCAGGAGGTTGGCTTAGAAGCAGCCACCCTTGAAAGAGTGCGTAATAGCTCACTGGTCAAGTGATTCCGCGCCGACAATGTAACGGGGCTCAAGCACACCACCGAAGTTGTAGATTTCGTACTATAGGCAAGCCTTCGTGGTTCAGCCGTACGGAGTGGTAGGAGAGCGTCGTGTGGGCAGTGAAGCGGCGGTGTGAACCAGCCGTGGAGCCTACACGAGTGAGAATGCAGGCATGAGTAGCGAAAGACGGGTGAGAAACCCGTCCGCCGAATGAACAAGGGTTCCAGGGCCAGGTTAATCCGCCCTGGGTAAGTCGGGACCTAAGGCGAGGCCGACAGGCGTAGTCGATGGACAACGGGTTGATATTCCCGTACCGGCGAAGAACCGCCCAAGCCAATCCAGTGGTGCTAAGAGTCCTAACCCGGATGAGCGGATCCCTTCGGGGTGATGCGGTCCGGTCTAACGCTCGACCCCATGCTGGTGCGGCTAGCGTATTAACAGGTGTGACGCAGGAAGGTAGCTGAGCCGGGCGATGGTTGTCCCGGTCTAAGGATGTAGGGCGAGAGATAGGCAAATCCGTCTCTCATAACGCCTGAGACCCGATGGGTAGCCCGAATGGGCGAAATCAGTGATCCTATGCTGCCAAGAAAAGCATCGACGCGAGGTTCTAGCCGCCCGTACCCCAAACCGACTCAGGTGTTCAGGTAGAGAATACTAAGGCGATCGAGAGAATCGTGGTTAAGGAACTCGGCAAAATGCCCCCGTAACTTCGGGAGAAGGGGGGCCTGAGGCGTATTAGGACTTGCTCCGAAAGCGTTTGAAGGCCGCAGAGACCAGTGGGAAGCGACTGTTTACTAAAAACACAGGTCCGTGCCAAGTCGCAAGACGATGTATACGGACTGACGCCTGCCCGGTGCTGGAAGGTTAAGAGGAGCGGTTAGCGTAAGCGAAGCTGCGAATTTAAGCCCCAGTAAACGGCGGTGGTAACTATAACCATCCTAAGGTAGCGAAATTCCTTGTCGGGTAAGTTCCGACCTGCACGAATGGCGTAACGACTTCCCAGCTGTCTCAACCGCGAACTCGGCGAAATTGCACTACGAGTAAAGATGCTCGTTACGCGCAGAAGGACGGAAAGACCCCGTGACCTTTACTACAGCTTGGTATTGGTGTTCGGTGTGGCTTGTGTAGGATAGGTGGGAGACTGTGAAGCGGGCACGCTAGTGTTCGTGGAGTCATTGTTGAAATACCACTCTGGTCATATTGGATATCTAACGACGAACCGTGATCCGGTTCTCGGACAGTGCCTGGTGGGTAGTTTAACTGGGGCGGTTGCCTCCCAAAAAGTAACGGAGGCGCCCAAAGGTTCCCTCAACCTGGTTGGCAATCAGGTGGCGAGTGTAAGTGCACAAGGGAGCTTGACTGTGAGACTGACAAGTCGAGCAGGGACGAAAGTCGGGACTAGTGATCCGGCAGTGGCTTGTGGAAGCGCTGTCGCTCAACGGATAAAAGGTACCTCGGGGATAACAGGCTGATCTTGCCCAAGAGTCCATATCGACGGCATGGTTTGGCACCTCGATGTCGGCTCGTCGCATCCTGGGGCTGGAGTAGGTCCCAAGGGTTGGGCTGTTCGCCCATTAAAGCGGTACGCGAGCTGGGTTTAGAACGTCGTGAGACAGTTCGGTCCCTATCCTCTGCGCGCGCAGGAAATTTGAGAAGATCTATCCCTAGTACGAGAGGACCGGGATGGACGAACCTCTGGTGTGTCAGTTGTTCCGCCAGGAGCACCGCTGATTAGCT
Protein-coding regions in this window:
- a CDS encoding alpha-amylase family protein, with amino-acid sequence MRITDTSDLWWKNAVVYCLDVETFMDWNGDGTGDFDGLAHRLDYLAELGVTCIWLMPFYPTPDKDDGYDVADFYGVDKRFGTHGDLVEVIRSARDRGMRVIADLVVNHTSEKHPWFVAARSSRRSPYRDYYVWRDEPPKDAPEPIFPDKEDGVWTLDERTGQYYLHRFYRHQPDLNVTNPRVREEIGKVIGFWLELGLSGFRVDAVPFFIDGDDGGVNSDYGDGDGHEYLRQLSEMVKRRKGDAVLLGEVNLPYREQVRFFGGDKGDELAMQFDFEAMQRTYLSLARRDARPLAKMLAKRPALAQRSQWANFLRNHDELTLDKLSEREREEVFAAFGPEERMRAFGRGITRRLPPMLDGDPRRIRMAYSLLFSLPGTPVLFYGEEIGMGENLDAGGRNAVRTPMQWNNSKNGGFSAARRSSLAAPVTEGAYGPEFVNADDQVRNPDSLVHFIRLLISRYRTSPEIGWGELTIIEQPHASLLAHRVSGPLGSMIALHNFSGESLTIEIPVEGGNEDTRLVDLLENSTTEVSTRGTAEFTLAPYGYRWLRVTDPGTRRIG
- a CDS encoding TIGR03885 family FMN-dependent LLM class oxidoreductase gives rise to the protein MTVIGWHASHEQIHPKDLLTSLQHAERAGFTAAMCSDHFAPWSERQGHSGFAWAWLGAALQATELPIGVVTAPGQRYHPAIIAQAVGTLEAMYPGRFWAALGSGENMNEHITGNAWPRKEHRNERLLESAQVMRALLAGETVSHDGHVRVDQAKLWTRPAAPPPLLAAAVTPKTAEWAAGWADGLATVNQSPEALRRVVEAYRGAGGTGPLVLQVHVSYAASADEALAIAHDQWRSNVFSPPLCWDLDTVEAFDVASAHVRPEDVRGSVVISANLEEHAERLRELIEIGFDEVYLHHVGQQQRDFIEAFGERVLPRLGVTSKPDAASEVVA
- the ftsY gene encoding signal recognition particle-docking protein FtsY, with translation MAQRTPWSLSGALRGMFAKPTIDDDTWDDLETALITADFGPDITDAVIDELREQVRRYNTTDPTDLKRMLRENLEERLARLDPTLRLTARPAVVLVVGVNGVGKTTTIGKFAKFLGNYGRSVVVGAADTFRAAAVEQLATWAERGGAQIVRPQQQGQDPASVAFQTVEKAMRDGIEIAIIDTAGRLQTKSGLMDELAKIRRVIEKQTEIAEVLLVLDATTGQNGLAQAEAFIEHAGVTGLVLTKLDGSAKGGFVLAVQERTGIPIKLVGQGEGIGDLTGFTPHVFVQNLVG